In a genomic window of Virgibacillus sp. SK37:
- a CDS encoding X-X-X-Leu-X-X-Gly heptad repeat-containing protein: MKIKKILFVLAAVLLVLPSLLVTASTNDGKTTEAATNKDGKVSSKDEVVYATFNANGKTQNIYVVNTLDISQAGQVADYGNYSSLKNLTDDSALKQSGKKVNLAAPEGKFYYQGNLDNQQLPWNFSISYYLDGKEITPKELAGKDGHVEVRIKTSANEAGNAAFFENYLLQISLSLDSEIYSNIKAEEGTIASAGKNKQVTFTVMPEKEGKFKVEADVVDFELNGIEITGVPSNMSIDEPDVDEMTGEMKSLTGAIADLNNGVSKLNNNVASFESGASELKSGSEQYKNGIAQLSGSSSELVNGSNEMKQALTKMSNSPGGEEEIDLSKLGEMTKGLSQISGGLRETAKGLTTLKDNYAKAYNALDQAMNDIPSNDISEEDMEKLYNSGADQQTIKKLVDTYTAARKAKGTYNEVKQGFDSVGGTLEGVVASLHDMADNVDTMGTKVSSSIENLDVSEGIAQLQEGLTALSDNYDTFHSGLIEYTNGVSQLSGSYQDIHNGIGGLADGAGELEDGVSELHNGTSKLHESTKDLPKQMTKEIDEMMSEYDKSDFEAVSFVSAKNKNVNSVQFVLKTKSIKYEEPEPKEKPAKKETGFWARLKDLFT; this comes from the coding sequence ATGAAAATAAAAAAGATATTATTTGTCCTTGCAGCTGTGTTACTTGTTTTACCGTCGCTTTTAGTAACAGCTTCTACTAATGACGGTAAAACCACGGAAGCTGCAACAAACAAAGATGGCAAGGTTTCTTCGAAGGATGAAGTAGTCTATGCTACATTTAATGCGAATGGAAAGACACAAAATATATATGTTGTAAACACGTTGGATATTTCTCAAGCAGGCCAAGTGGCTGATTATGGTAATTATTCAAGCCTGAAAAACTTAACAGATGACTCTGCATTGAAGCAATCTGGTAAAAAGGTAAATCTTGCAGCTCCTGAGGGGAAGTTTTATTATCAGGGGAATTTAGATAATCAGCAATTGCCATGGAATTTCTCCATTTCTTATTATTTAGATGGAAAGGAAATTACACCAAAAGAGCTTGCAGGGAAAGATGGACATGTGGAAGTTCGAATAAAGACTTCTGCTAACGAAGCAGGTAACGCTGCATTTTTTGAGAATTACTTATTACAAATTTCCTTGTCACTTGATTCTGAAATTTACAGCAATATAAAGGCAGAAGAGGGTACGATCGCCAGTGCCGGTAAAAACAAACAAGTTACGTTTACTGTTATGCCCGAAAAAGAAGGTAAATTCAAGGTGGAAGCCGATGTAGTTGATTTTGAATTAAACGGCATTGAGATCACTGGAGTGCCTTCTAATATGTCCATTGATGAGCCAGATGTCGATGAAATGACCGGTGAGATGAAATCTCTGACCGGTGCTATTGCAGACTTAAATAATGGTGTGAGCAAGCTAAATAATAATGTTGCTTCTTTTGAAAGTGGCGCATCGGAGTTAAAAAGCGGCTCAGAGCAATACAAAAATGGAATTGCTCAACTTAGCGGATCTTCTTCAGAACTGGTTAATGGCTCAAATGAGATGAAACAAGCGCTGACGAAAATGAGCAACTCGCCTGGTGGTGAGGAAGAAATAGATTTAAGTAAGCTTGGAGAAATGACGAAAGGTCTTTCACAGATCTCTGGTGGCTTAAGAGAAACAGCCAAGGGGCTAACGACATTAAAAGACAACTATGCTAAAGCATATAATGCACTAGACCAAGCCATGAATGATATCCCTTCGAATGATATCTCTGAAGAGGATATGGAGAAGTTGTATAACAGCGGAGCTGATCAGCAAACCATCAAAAAGTTAGTAGATACGTATACTGCTGCACGTAAGGCAAAGGGAACCTATAATGAAGTAAAGCAAGGCTTTGACTCTGTAGGTGGCACATTAGAAGGTGTTGTGGCTTCACTTCATGATATGGCTGATAATGTAGATACAATGGGGACCAAAGTATCTTCTTCCATAGAGAATCTGGATGTTTCTGAGGGAATTGCACAATTGCAGGAAGGGCTTACAGCACTATCTGATAACTATGATACATTCCATTCAGGACTTATCGAATATACGAATGGAGTAAGTCAGCTATCCGGCTCTTATCAGGACATCCACAATGGCATTGGTGGTCTGGCAGATGGCGCAGGAGAACTGGAAGATGGTGTTAGTGAGCTTCATAATGGTACCTCAAAACTTCATGAATCAACGAAGGACTTACCTAAACAGATGACAAAAGAAATCGATGAAATGATGTCCGAATATGATAAATCAGACTTTGAAGCAGTTTCCTTTGTCTCTGCTAAAAATAAGAATGTAAATTCCGTGCAGTTTGTTTTAAAAACAAAGAGTATTAAATATGAAGAGCCGGAACCAAAAGAAAAACCAGCTAAAAAGGAAACAGGGTTCTGGGCTCGCTTAAAAGATTTGTTCACTTGA
- a CDS encoding DUF2399 domain-containing protein, producing the protein MWEAAAETPHVVNTPLRELLKLMSVYPANGKKSVWVVENSGVYSSILDKLPHVPLICTHGQFKLSALILMDKLVREGCTIYYAGDIDPEGLSMAERLLRRHPKHVQMWKMGIDYYHVSLSDLELTKERLSKLNSVKNSKLKLVVEALWNNKKAGYQEALVYEMIGDLESTLV; encoded by the coding sequence ATGTGGGAAGCAGCTGCTGAAACTCCTCATGTCGTGAACACACCACTAAGGGAATTGCTGAAACTTATGAGCGTGTATCCTGCCAACGGAAAGAAATCTGTATGGGTTGTGGAGAACTCCGGTGTATATTCAAGCATTCTAGATAAACTACCTCATGTTCCGTTAATTTGTACGCATGGTCAGTTTAAATTATCTGCGCTTATATTAATGGACAAGTTAGTAAGAGAAGGGTGTACAATTTATTACGCCGGGGATATTGATCCCGAGGGACTTAGTATGGCAGAGAGGTTGCTGCGAAGACATCCTAAACATGTGCAAATGTGGAAGATGGGGATAGATTATTATCATGTTTCTTTATCAGATTTGGAATTAACAAAAGAAAGATTATCCAAATTAAATAGTGTTAAAAATTCAAAGTTGAAACTAGTAGTCGAAGCGCTATGGAACAACAAAAAGGCAGGATATCAAGAAGCATTAGTATATGAAATGATAGGTGATTTAGAAAGTACATTAGTATAA
- a CDS encoding helix-turn-helix domain-containing protein, with translation MDKIPEECRVEDALGILVGKWKPIILLHLLQEGTKRFSDLKRSMPGVTQKMLTKQLRELEEEDIIQRVVYPQVPPKVEYSITDYGRSLEPILEAMHEWGTKHTAHKQEKQTAQIKQK, from the coding sequence ATGGACAAAATCCCTGAAGAGTGCCGTGTGGAAGATGCGCTCGGCATTTTAGTAGGAAAATGGAAGCCAATTATACTTTTACATCTCTTACAGGAGGGTACGAAACGATTCAGTGATTTAAAGCGTAGTATGCCTGGTGTAACCCAAAAAATGCTTACCAAGCAACTTCGTGAATTGGAGGAGGAAGATATTATTCAGCGTGTAGTATATCCTCAGGTACCTCCAAAAGTGGAATATTCCATTACGGATTACGGCAGAAGCCTCGAACCAATACTCGAAGCCATGCATGAATGGGGCACAAAGCATACCGCACATAAACAGGAGAAGCAAACAGCACAAATCAAACAAAAGTAA
- a CDS encoding RND family transporter codes for MVDYLPEDAPSTEAMDVMEQEFDGAVPNTRVMINNVSIQEALAYKEQLAAIDGVSDVTWLDDAIDIKTPIEMADEDTVESYYKDSNALFSFSIREGDEVAVTDKIYDLIGEENAMAGEALNTATQQTMAFTETMYAAALLIPIIIIILVISTSSWVEPLFFLTAIGVSVLINLGTNIFLGEISFVTQSVAPILQLAVSLDYAIFLLHSFSDYRKEVADPKEAMRLAMKRSFPAIVASASTTFFGFMALTFMNFEIGSDLGVNLVKGIVLSFISVMVFLPALTLMFYKWIDKTQHKPLLPSFKNVGSKVMKLKIPSLILVFLLLVPAFLAQSQTSFIYGIGEQPETTRAGSDVVKIEEEFGKSTSMVLLVPKGDVAKEEELVQELEKMKHVTSVLSYVNTVNPAIPPEYLDESVTEQFYSENYSRIILQTNTDTEGDTAFGLIEDVEATTGNYYGEDFYALGESVTLYDMKNVVQKDNTLVNLLTVITVALVLLVTFKSISFPIVLLLTIQSAVWINLSVPYFTSSSLVFVGYLIVSTVQLAATVDYAILLTEAYKENRKEMPALAAIKKTIDEKVFSIAISASILSSVGFILWITSTNPVVSSIGLLLGRGALLAFIMVVLFLPAMLLVFDKVIEKTTLKANFYKGK; via the coding sequence ATGGTAGATTATTTACCTGAAGATGCACCATCTACAGAAGCAATGGATGTGATGGAACAGGAATTTGATGGGGCTGTACCCAATACACGCGTAATGATCAATAACGTTTCCATTCAGGAAGCACTTGCTTATAAAGAACAGCTTGCAGCCATTGATGGCGTGTCTGATGTTACATGGCTGGATGATGCGATTGATATCAAAACTCCCATCGAGATGGCTGATGAAGACACAGTAGAGTCCTACTATAAGGATAGTAACGCTCTATTTTCCTTTAGTATTCGTGAGGGAGATGAAGTAGCTGTTACAGATAAGATCTATGACCTCATCGGTGAAGAAAATGCTATGGCAGGGGAGGCACTCAATACAGCAACCCAACAAACCATGGCCTTTACTGAAACGATGTACGCAGCAGCATTATTAATACCGATAATAATAATTATTTTGGTAATATCAACGAGTTCCTGGGTGGAACCACTGTTTTTCCTAACAGCAATTGGCGTTTCCGTATTAATTAATTTAGGAACAAATATCTTTCTTGGGGAAATATCCTTTGTTACCCAATCTGTTGCACCTATTTTACAACTTGCGGTTTCACTTGATTATGCTATCTTCCTTCTTCATAGTTTTTCTGATTATCGAAAGGAAGTGGCCGATCCTAAGGAAGCCATGCGGTTGGCAATGAAGCGATCATTCCCGGCAATTGTGGCTAGTGCCTCAACAACCTTCTTCGGATTTATGGCATTGACGTTCATGAATTTTGAGATTGGTTCGGATTTGGGCGTCAACCTCGTAAAAGGAATTGTACTAAGCTTTATAAGTGTTATGGTATTTTTGCCTGCCTTAACGCTCATGTTTTATAAATGGATTGATAAAACCCAGCATAAGCCATTGCTTCCTAGCTTTAAAAACGTTGGAAGCAAAGTTATGAAGCTTAAAATCCCGAGTCTGATTCTCGTGTTCTTACTTCTGGTACCTGCTTTCTTAGCACAAAGTCAAACGAGTTTTATTTATGGGATCGGTGAACAACCGGAAACAACTCGAGCAGGTAGTGATGTAGTAAAAATTGAAGAGGAATTCGGAAAAAGCACCTCCATGGTTTTACTTGTACCAAAAGGGGATGTTGCAAAAGAAGAAGAATTGGTGCAAGAATTAGAAAAAATGAAACATGTGACAAGTGTTCTATCCTATGTCAATACAGTAAACCCAGCCATTCCTCCTGAATATTTGGATGAGTCTGTGACCGAACAATTTTATTCAGAGAATTATAGTCGAATTATCCTGCAAACAAATACAGACACAGAGGGAGATACCGCTTTTGGTTTAATTGAGGACGTTGAAGCAACCACTGGTAATTATTATGGAGAGGATTTCTATGCACTTGGGGAAAGTGTTACCCTGTATGACATGAAAAATGTGGTCCAAAAGGATAATACATTGGTAAATTTGTTAACCGTTATTACAGTTGCACTTGTATTACTTGTTACCTTTAAATCGATTTCTTTTCCGATTGTACTTCTTCTCACCATCCAGTCAGCTGTTTGGATTAACTTATCTGTGCCTTACTTTACAAGCTCTTCCCTTGTCTTTGTAGGATATCTGATTGTGAGTACGGTTCAGCTCGCAGCAACGGTTGATTATGCCATTCTGTTAACAGAGGCATATAAAGAGAATCGTAAAGAAATGCCAGCCCTTGCAGCAATTAAGAAGACGATCGATGAGAAAGTTTTCTCTATTGCTATCTCTGCCTCTATTTTATCCAGTGTGGGTTTTATCCTTTGGATTACATCAACTAATCCAGTCGTTTCATCCATTGGCTTACTGCTTGGTAGAGGAGCATTGCTAGCGTTTATTATGGTGGTATTATTCCTGCCAGCGATGCTATTGGTATTCGATAAGGTGATTGAAAAAACCACTTTAAAAGCAAATTTTTATAAGGGGAAATGA
- a CDS encoding ISL3 family transposase, whose amino-acid sequence MQNHFIIEMLGIEDKHVDVWEVSSDSAKFFVELYTKVKKQKCPFCGNRTKSIHGYRTQTIQGPIVSNKPVSISLKKRRYLCKACNHTFYEKLQMVERYQRCTRSIQTTALTYTAVGSFTTAAQLTGMSSQRLLRIYDRKEIKTRKVLPRALAIDEFKGDAGGERFQTVIADVENKEIVDVLPDRKVDTIKAYLQSCDTSNVEIVVMDLSKSFKQAIRKALGNPLIIADRFHFMRQVYWALDEVRREVQRDLEKKDRIYMKKSKKLLWKSTYKLSEEEREKVNQLLQVDPRLEEAYNLKNKLDQWFKESNEKTATQGLEGCLMAMKDSNIESFHRVRKTFERWKQEILHSFMYPFNNGYIEGVNNTIKVAKRMSYGIKNFNRLKKKILWRQEVRRVLTQ is encoded by the coding sequence GTGCAAAACCATTTTATCATAGAAATGTTAGGTATTGAAGACAAACATGTAGATGTATGGGAAGTTTCTAGTGACTCAGCTAAGTTTTTTGTAGAGCTATATACAAAAGTAAAGAAGCAGAAGTGCCCGTTTTGTGGCAATAGGACAAAAAGTATCCACGGCTATCGTACCCAAACGATTCAGGGGCCCATTGTTTCCAATAAACCAGTTAGTATTTCTTTGAAAAAGAGACGCTACTTATGTAAGGCGTGTAATCATACGTTTTATGAAAAGCTTCAGATGGTGGAACGATACCAACGTTGCACCCGTTCTATACAAACGACAGCGCTAACGTATACAGCTGTGGGCTCATTTACTACAGCTGCCCAGTTAACTGGGATGAGTTCGCAACGGTTACTTCGTATTTATGATCGAAAAGAAATAAAAACAAGGAAAGTCCTGCCACGTGCGTTAGCTATTGATGAATTTAAAGGGGATGCGGGCGGTGAAAGGTTTCAAACGGTCATTGCGGATGTAGAAAATAAAGAGATTGTGGATGTCTTACCTGATCGGAAGGTAGATACAATTAAAGCTTATCTTCAGTCCTGTGATACAAGTAACGTAGAGATTGTCGTCATGGACCTTTCTAAGTCTTTTAAGCAAGCAATACGGAAGGCGCTTGGTAACCCACTGATCATCGCTGATCGATTTCATTTTATGCGGCAAGTATATTGGGCGCTAGATGAAGTACGTCGAGAAGTGCAAAGAGACTTAGAGAAAAAAGACCGGATATATATGAAAAAAAGTAAAAAGTTACTTTGGAAATCAACCTATAAATTATCAGAAGAAGAGCGAGAGAAAGTAAATCAGTTACTCCAGGTTGATCCTCGATTAGAAGAGGCATACAACCTAAAAAACAAACTTGATCAGTGGTTTAAAGAGAGTAACGAAAAGACCGCTACACAGGGTCTAGAAGGATGTTTAATGGCGATGAAGGATTCTAATATTGAGTCTTTTCATAGAGTAAGAAAAACATTTGAGCGGTGGAAGCAAGAGATCTTGCATTCCTTTATGTATCCTTTTAATAATGGATATATTGAAGGCGTAAATAATACAATTAAAGTGGCAAAACGAATGTCGTATGGAATTAAAAATTTTAATCGATTAAAAAAGAAAATACTGTGGCGACAAGAGGTTAGAAGGGTTTTGACACAATAG
- a CDS encoding TetR/AcrR family transcriptional regulator → MTSEKLDRRKKYTRMVLKDSLMKLLQNKQISAITVKEVCELADINRSTFYAHYADQFDLLEQIEEELIEDLNMYLSGYDFESEDESLQMTERLIEYFGSKQDECQTLLNINEDSSFQTKVMEVAQHFLMKNWMEVSRLDHDMSEYISSFIISGSIQIMKVWLNNGMDKSPKEMAQLITNLVNQGLSGLK, encoded by the coding sequence GTGACTTCAGAAAAGTTGGATAGAAGAAAGAAATATACCCGCATGGTATTAAAGGATAGCCTAATGAAACTATTACAGAACAAACAAATTTCAGCCATTACAGTAAAAGAAGTATGTGAACTGGCAGATATTAACCGTTCCACCTTCTATGCACATTATGCTGATCAGTTTGATCTCTTGGAACAAATCGAGGAAGAACTGATTGAGGATCTGAATATGTATCTAAGCGGATACGATTTTGAGAGTGAGGACGAATCTTTACAAATGACGGAGAGATTAATTGAATACTTTGGTTCAAAACAGGATGAATGTCAGACTTTGCTTAATATAAACGAGGATTCCTCTTTTCAAACAAAAGTGATGGAAGTAGCTCAGCATTTTCTTATGAAAAATTGGATGGAGGTAAGCCGACTTGATCATGATATGTCTGAATATATAAGTTCATTCATTATAAGTGGCAGTATTCAAATTATGAAGGTATGGTTAAATAATGGCATGGATAAATCGCCCAAGGAAATGGCACAGTTAATAACAAATCTCGTTAACCAAGGATTGAGTGGGTTGAAGTAA
- a CDS encoding nucleoside triphosphate pyrophosphatase has protein sequence MTNKLILASSSPRRQELLKQVKIPFIQRLPNIDESLIVTNDPVEKVEQLAIRKGRAISFESEEEIILSADTIVSHNRQIFEKPKNKEDAVRMISALSGDIHEVFSGVMIRSRTEEIVFTVCTKVEFWPLSKEDIEWYTATEEPYDKAGAYGIQSIGARFVKQIVGDYFNVVGLPLSRTVRELNRFSIY, from the coding sequence ATGACCAACAAACTAATTCTGGCATCTTCCTCCCCCCGAAGACAGGAGCTTCTAAAGCAAGTAAAAATCCCGTTTATACAGCGATTACCAAACATAGATGAATCATTGATAGTCACCAATGATCCAGTAGAAAAAGTAGAGCAGCTTGCAATCCGAAAAGGGCGTGCTATTTCTTTTGAGAGCGAGGAGGAAATCATTTTATCTGCAGACACGATTGTCTCTCATAATCGACAGATATTTGAAAAGCCAAAAAACAAAGAAGATGCTGTCCGGATGATTTCTGCCTTAAGTGGTGATATCCATGAGGTTTTTAGTGGTGTTATGATTCGTTCTCGTACGGAGGAGATAGTTTTTACGGTTTGTACAAAAGTAGAATTTTGGCCATTATCTAAAGAGGATATAGAATGGTATACAGCCACTGAAGAACCTTATGATAAGGCAGGGGCTTATGGTATCCAGAGCATTGGGGCCAGGTTTGTTAAGCAAATTGTTGGAGACTATTTTAATGTTGTCGGTTTACCACTCTCTAGGACTGTCAGAGAACTAAACAGGTTTTCTATTTACTAG
- a CDS encoding DUF4317 domain-containing protein — protein sequence MNKKDIANIRKQFKVNNDLLKIHEIFNVYVMKESSEIYHYQSVPFELLEDEQKELFLANFKKVLSGQMDEKLFELKFQRDVEDSSQLILHQGLLSNDTEEWNNQMLRLVEKMLKDKQYEMDIVITFIRGEYMKPMKRSNEKSEENARDAVYSHSFIMGSMNKTQDPKKELLFDYVEKEFKYNIVVDPIINLKAPMSGFLFPCFSDSAADVNHVLYSAGKAYELDYHFIEEVLNAEETMTAEDDKVVFEEIVKKVAGDQINTSTLSNVYDEIHRTIEENEEEEIPKFDYKDVEQVLRSSGVKDIETEKVEEAFKTVIDDEKYELKASSIVPKYTSKSIKIKTKVADIKVSPQDLRYVRQVHFNGKISLMIEVEENTIIEGFEMIPEALVQKVVDKEE from the coding sequence TTGAATAAAAAAGATATCGCAAATATTCGTAAACAATTTAAAGTGAATAATGATCTACTTAAAATACATGAGATTTTTAATGTATATGTTATGAAAGAATCGAGTGAGATATATCATTATCAGAGTGTGCCATTTGAGTTGCTGGAGGATGAACAAAAGGAGCTGTTTTTGGCTAACTTTAAGAAAGTATTGTCTGGTCAAATGGATGAGAAACTATTTGAGTTGAAGTTTCAGCGAGATGTGGAAGATAGTAGCCAGCTTATTTTACATCAGGGGCTATTAAGTAATGATACAGAGGAATGGAATAACCAAATGCTTCGTCTTGTAGAGAAAATGTTGAAGGACAAGCAATATGAAATGGACATTGTCATTACCTTCATTCGCGGTGAATATATGAAGCCGATGAAGCGCAGTAATGAAAAGTCCGAAGAGAATGCAAGGGATGCGGTGTATTCGCACTCCTTTATTATGGGAAGTATGAACAAGACACAGGACCCGAAGAAAGAGCTGCTGTTTGACTATGTGGAAAAGGAATTTAAGTATAATATCGTCGTAGACCCAATTATTAATTTGAAGGCACCCATGTCCGGATTCTTATTCCCGTGCTTTTCGGATAGCGCAGCAGATGTCAATCATGTGCTTTACTCAGCAGGAAAAGCCTATGAGCTGGATTATCATTTCATCGAAGAAGTTTTAAATGCCGAAGAAACAATGACCGCTGAGGATGATAAGGTTGTTTTCGAGGAAATCGTAAAAAAGGTTGCTGGTGATCAAATCAATACATCTACGCTTTCCAATGTGTATGATGAAATTCATCGGACCATTGAAGAAAATGAAGAGGAAGAGATACCGAAGTTTGACTATAAGGATGTTGAGCAGGTATTAAGGAGCAGTGGAGTTAAAGATATTGAAACAGAGAAGGTGGAAGAAGCTTTTAAAACGGTCATTGACGATGAAAAATATGAATTAAAAGCTAGTAGTATTGTACCGAAATACACATCAAAATCTATTAAAATAAAAACAAAGGTAGCGGATATTAAAGTTAGTCCGCAAGACTTAAGATATGTTCGCCAAGTACACTTCAATGGGAAGATCAGCCTTATGATCGAAGTGGAGGAAAACACGATCATTGAAGGATTTGAGATGATTCCGGAAGCACTCGTTCAGAAAGTGGTAGATAAAGAGGAATAG
- a CDS encoding RDD family protein, with amino-acid sequence MKEITKKRTKAYFIDLAISTAVTAGVEFFLRKKIKNEAFHALVTPTVAMWSLEYAQLRRNGQTIGYKQLGLILENENGGLPTSRQILKRMAYRDTISTFAYLGNPKGFDKEEGAIMPHDHYSATKVNEVKAVQ; translated from the coding sequence ATGAAAGAAATTACTAAGAAACGTACCAAGGCTTACTTCATAGATTTGGCTATCTCTACTGCAGTAACCGCAGGGGTAGAGTTTTTCCTGCGCAAAAAAATTAAAAATGAGGCCTTTCATGCACTAGTTACACCAACTGTAGCTATGTGGTCTTTGGAATATGCTCAGTTGCGCAGAAATGGCCAAACAATTGGCTATAAGCAGTTGGGACTCATCTTAGAAAATGAAAATGGCGGACTGCCAACTTCTCGTCAAATTTTAAAACGAATGGCCTACCGCGATACGATCAGTACATTTGCATACTTAGGAAACCCTAAAGGCTTTGATAAGGAAGAGGGAGCAATTATGCCTCATGACCACTATTCTGCAACGAAAGTGAATGAAGTGAAGGCAGTCCAATAG
- a CDS encoding fructose-bisphosphatase class III, whose amino-acid sequence MKKNFLDLLAKEYDCEEKVVTEIINLEAILHLPKGTEHFVSDLHGEYQAFQHVLRNGSGKVKEKIRDIFVDQLTEEEMNELATLVYYPEEKLRLIKNNFADQQKLNDWYSETIEYFIKLISYASSKYTRSKLRKALPEQFVYVIEELLYKTNEYTNKKYYYSQIVQQIISLGQADKLITGLAYTTQRLIVDHLHVVGDIYDRGPEPDKIMDTLINYHSVDIQWGNHDVLWLGAFSGSKVCLANIIRICARYDNLDIIEDAYGINLRPLQNLAEKYYGDNPAFRPKRNSDKELSEQEALQITKIHQAIAMIQFKLEMPIIKRRPNFNMKRRLLLERVDYKNKEVTIDDKTYPLENTCFATVNPDQPGELLAEEKEVIDKLLFSVQHSEKLARHMKFLMKKGSLYLKYNGNLLIHGCIPVDEQGNMEEMGIENKTYAGRELLDVFEHYLRKAFAHPEETDDLATDMVWYLWTGERSSLFGKREMTTFERYFISDKTTHKETKNPYYYLREDEDICRKILMEFGLNPDQGHIINGHTPVKEIDGENPIKANGKMIVIDGGFSKAYQSTTGIAGYTLLYNSYGMQLVAHQKFTSKEDVLLHGTDVLSVRRLVDKELERKKVLETNVGEELLQEIFMLNSLLEDRYMK is encoded by the coding sequence TTGAAAAAGAATTTTTTAGATTTGTTGGCAAAAGAATACGATTGTGAAGAAAAAGTAGTAACGGAAATTATTAACCTGGAAGCGATTCTCCATCTGCCCAAGGGTACAGAGCACTTTGTCAGTGACTTACATGGAGAATATCAGGCTTTTCAACATGTGCTAAGAAATGGTTCAGGAAAAGTGAAGGAAAAAATAAGGGATATTTTTGTAGACCAATTGACAGAAGAAGAGATGAACGAATTAGCCACATTGGTTTATTATCCGGAAGAAAAGCTGCGATTGATTAAAAATAATTTTGCCGATCAACAGAAACTTAATGATTGGTATTCGGAAACGATAGAGTATTTCATAAAATTAATTTCTTACGCTTCCTCTAAATATACGAGATCAAAGTTACGTAAAGCCTTGCCGGAGCAGTTTGTTTACGTTATTGAAGAACTGCTTTATAAAACGAATGAATATACCAATAAGAAGTACTATTATAGTCAAATTGTACAACAGATTATTTCCCTCGGGCAGGCAGATAAGCTCATTACCGGACTTGCGTATACGACACAACGATTAATTGTTGACCATCTTCATGTGGTGGGGGATATTTATGATCGTGGACCAGAACCCGATAAAATTATGGATACACTCATAAACTACCATTCGGTTGATATTCAGTGGGGGAATCATGATGTGCTTTGGCTGGGGGCATTTTCCGGTTCAAAGGTTTGCCTTGCCAATATCATTCGTATATGTGCCCGTTATGATAATTTGGATATTATTGAAGATGCGTATGGTATTAATCTTCGTCCACTTCAAAACCTTGCAGAAAAATACTATGGAGATAATCCGGCATTTCGTCCAAAGCGTAATTCAGATAAAGAGCTATCCGAACAGGAAGCACTGCAAATTACTAAAATTCATCAAGCCATTGCAATGATTCAATTTAAATTGGAGATGCCTATTATTAAGAGACGTCCTAATTTTAATATGAAAAGAAGGCTATTGCTGGAGAGAGTGGATTATAAAAACAAGGAAGTCACCATTGATGATAAAACATACCCACTGGAAAACACCTGTTTTGCTACGGTTAATCCAGACCAGCCTGGAGAATTATTGGCCGAAGAAAAAGAAGTAATTGATAAACTGCTATTCTCTGTGCAGCATTCTGAAAAGCTCGCTCGTCACATGAAATTTCTGATGAAAAAAGGCAGCCTTTATTTGAAATATAACGGAAATTTATTAATTCATGGCTGTATCCCAGTTGATGAGCAAGGGAATATGGAAGAAATGGGCATCGAAAATAAAACGTATGCAGGGCGCGAATTGCTGGATGTATTTGAACATTATTTACGGAAGGCATTTGCCCATCCTGAAGAAACAGATGATTTGGCGACAGATATGGTGTGGTATTTATGGACAGGGGAGCGTTCATCCCTCTTTGGGAAAAGAGAAATGACGACATTTGAGAGGTATTTTATCAGCGACAAAACTACACATAAAGAAACAAAAAATCCTTACTATTATTTAAGAGAAGACGAGGATATTTGCCGGAAAATATTAATGGAATTCGGTTTGAATCCAGATCAAGGTCATATTATAAATGGCCATACCCCTGTAAAAGAGATTGATGGAGAAAATCCAATTAAAGCAAATGGGAAGATGATCGTCATTGATGGAGGTTTTTCCAAGGCGTATCAGTCTACAACAGGGATTGCAGGCTACACATTATTATATAACTCCTACGGTATGCAGCTTGTGGCACATCAAAAGTTCACTTCAAAGGAAGATGTTCTATTGCACGGAACGGATGTCTTATCAGTTAGAAGATTGGTAGATAAAGAGTTAGAAAGAAAGAAAGTTCTAGAAACGAATGTTGGTGAGGAATTGCTCCAAGAGATCTTCATGTTGAATAGTTTGCTTGAAGATCGTTATATGAAGTGA